The proteins below are encoded in one region of Triticum aestivum cultivar Chinese Spring chromosome 1B, IWGSC CS RefSeq v2.1, whole genome shotgun sequence:
- the LOC123123318 gene encoding thylakoid lumenal 17.4 kDa protein, chloroplastic → MVSSCLASPATARGGSALRLQFQPRGCRVTCLADAGGAGSGGRAKAVGGFACGLLAAWAVASAPSPVIAAGQRLPPLSTDPKRCEAAFVGNTIGQANGVYDKVLDLRFCDFTNDKSNLKGKTLSAALMSGAKFDGADLTEVVMSKAYAVGASFKGTNFTNAVIDRANFGKADLEGAVFKNTVLSGSTFDEANMKDVDFEDTLIGYIDLQKLCRNTSINEDTRLELGCR, encoded by the exons ATGGTCTCGTCTTGCCTCGCCTCGCCGGCCACCGCGCGCGGTGGCTCTGCTCTACGTCTGCAGTTTCAGCCGAGAGGGTGCCGCGTGACGTGCTTGGCCGACGCTGGGGGAGCCGGGAGCGGCGGCCGCGCCAAGGCCGTGGGAGGGTTCGCGTGCGGCTTGCTCGCAGCCTGGGCCGTCGCGTCAGCCCCCAGCCCGGTCATCGCCGCCGGCCAG AGGTTGCCTCCACTATCAACAGACCCAAAGAGATGCGAGGCTGCATTTGTTGGGAACACAATTGGTCAGGCAAATGGGGTGTATGACAAGGTGCTTGATCTCCGGTTCTGTGATTTCACAAATGATAAAAGTAATCTTAAAGGCAAGACTCTGTCGGCGGCATTGATGTCAGGCGCAAAGTTTGATGGTGCTGACTTGACAGAAGTTGTCATGTCCAAGGCCTATGCTGTTGGTGCAAGTTTCAAAG GCACGAACTTCACGAACGCAGTGATAGACCGTGCCAATTTTGGAAAAGCCGACCTCGAAGGTGCAGTCTTCAAGAACACCGTCCTGTCGGGATCAACCTTCGACGAGGCTAATATGAAGGACGTCGATTTCGAGGACACACTCATAGGCTACATTGACCTTCAGAAGCTTTGCAGAAACACCAGCATcaacgaagatacaagattggagcTGGGATGCAGGTGA
- the LOC123123310 gene encoding uncharacterized protein, whose protein sequence is MAAASMVGMPKSPRSVAFGTAASPFGDRRKARFCVAACGRDDQQPPPSMAAVPASLRAIQAKRKMAAQARGVPRATSAAGCAVAALAAAVEAVQGAAVGGASGAARGAGDAVAWVFQKVHFESPDLAVGLLGIVASCLGTAVEMEMERIRAKEIEESAIKANPAAAVDDDDDNGEDAEEADDLTMLVGMEMEKELWARIGIHHDDDDDDMPLGDNDDEQEAIEAARAGIRKAAYERIIATSEANSLILSNYAQLLYEFDKDLDRAEDYFKRAVAIEPPDGEAMRRYAVFLWQARGDLAGAEDMFTSAIDEEPDSSHHRSSYAWFLWMTGGVETCVIDSGNNDDTE, encoded by the exons ATGGCGGCGGCGAGCATGGTTGGCATGCCCAAGAGCCCCCGCTCGGTGGCCTTCGGGACGGCTGCCTCGCCCTTCGGGGACAGGAGGAAGGCCCGGTTCTGCGTCGCGGCGTGCGGCAGGGACGACCAGCAGCCGCCCCCGTCGATGGCCGCGGTGCCAGCGTCGCTGCGGGCGATCCAGGCCAAGAGGAAGATGGCGGCGCAGGCGCGCGGGGTTCCGCGAGCGACGAGCGCGGCAGGGTGCGCGGTGGCCGCGCTCGCCGCCGCGGTGGAAGCCGTGCAGGGCGCGGCGGTCGGGGGAGCCTCCGGCGCCGCGCGCGGCGCCGGGGATGCCGTGGCGTGGGTCTTCCAGAAGGTGCACTTCGAGTCGCCCGACCTCGCCGTGGGACTGCTCGGTATCGTCGCGTCCTGCCTCGGCACGGccgtggagatggagatggagcggATTAGGGCCAAGGAGATCGAGGAGTCGGCCATCAAggccaaccccgccgccgccgtcgatgacGACGATGACAACGGCGAAGATGCGGAAGAGGCAGACGATCTGACGATGCTGGTGGGGATGGAAATGGAGAAGGAGCTCTGGGCCAGGATCGGCATCCatcatgacgacgacgacgacgacatgcCGCTGGGCGACAACGACGACGAGCAGGAGGCCATTGAGGCCGCCCGCGCCGGCATACGGAAGGCCGCGTACGAGCGGATCATTGCCACCTCCGAGGCCAACTCGCTCATCCTCTCCAACTACGCGCAGCTCCTCTACGAGTTCGACAAGGATCTCGACAG GGCGGAGGATTATTTCAAGCGTGCGGTCGCCATCGAGCCGCCTGACGGCGAGGCGATGCGGAGGTACGCGGTCTTCCTCTGGCAAGCCCGCGGTGACCTGGCCGGCGCGGAGGACATGTTCACCAGCGCCATCGACGAGGAGCCGGACAGCAGCCACCACCGGAGCAGCTATGCGTGGTTCCTCTGGATGACTGGCGGTGTGGAGACCTGCGTCATCGACTCCGGCAACAACGACGACACCGAATGA